The window AATCCTTCAGCAGTCCATTACCCACGCAGCTTGTTACGTTTTATGTGTTTATTTGGACGCGCCGTTTCCTTGATTCAAGTTGGAAACATCGAAGTCACGTTTTCTAGGAAGTCCGCTCAATCCTGTGTacgtaatttcatttattaataacgAACAACAGAGACGAATCAATTGTAACCCAGACCTCATAAAGGCGTTTTATAAATGgtctaaaatttgaaaactgaaaatgaaaatacaatagagctgaaaaattgaattgaaattatttaagtaGCCAGCGCATATCGTTAAAAACATCGAGTGTTTAAAGGAATTTTTAGAATCTAATTTGATAGTTTTTCGAATTAAAATCAAacgcgtttaaaaaaaaatgaatatggGACGTCCATGAAACGTTTCGAAAAACGTGACCATGCTTCTTGGGTATGAACGTCAATGTTCCCATTAGCAAACATACACAAGTGTGTCCAAGAAAGATCACAATATAACGACGAGAATTTTTGTTGGATTCATACAAGAAGAAATAGCCACTGTAGAATTGGTGGATGCAACGGATCCCGGCGAGCACAACGGCGATACCGTCACAGATGCAGGACTTGCTTCGCGTACGAATCCTCTGGATGATTCCACCTCTCAAGCCAATGTTAGTATTCATTACAAAAACCAACAGGAAAATAGATTTCTCTTAACTAGTAACTGTGGTAGAAGGACACGTAGAAAAACAGATAACAATTATGTCAATCGAGAATCGCATAATCGTGATCGATCTAGGGGCTCTTTTTTTTAGGGAGATCCAGAATCGGGTATGCTCGGAGTAGCATTCTGCTATCTAATATTAATTCGACTGCTTCCCATATTGGTACACTTGAAAAAATTCTGTTTGATTATTGCAACGTTTATGTAACACGGTAGAATTACTATAGCAGGGTTTCAGTCTTCATGGAGAAAAGAGAGTTAGTGAAATAGTCACTGGCAAAACTACTAGTAgacttcttttctttctgatatTGATAACTGAGTCTAGCTATTAGCTGGGTGAAGGTTTACTAATTAAGTTGATGCTTAACTGATAGTATGTACTGCATGGAGATTAAACCAGTCCACTCTAGtaatgtaaattttaataagAGATGCATCCTTTTCTGTGcatgtataatattaaaaatttaatatttagttttaaatattaaatagaagaaGATTTCAATCTTAACTCTTTTCTCCGTGTATAAGTATTTGAAACTCACCGAGCACAAAAATATTATGATTGTATTGTGCCCATGAGATGTCTTTCGATAAATCCATCTCAAAATTTAGCTATCAAATGAAACGGGAACGAAAGTAGCGATGGGCACTTTCTCTCTACAAGCTATGTAACGATTCATATCGTcgaaatttttttacaatattaatcTTGATGGCATAGTTTCATTGTCATCTACGTGCTAAtagagaattttataaataactttGATAAATGTACTGTGAATCTGACGTATTTGTATTATATCCTATAGGAGGGATTTTGCGCGGTGATTTCAATGCATGACGGCCTCGTCTTGTACACGACTCCCTCCATATGCTCAGCTCTAGGATATCCTAAGGATGCTTGGATTGGCTGTTCTTTCATTGATTATGTTCATCCCAAGGATAAGGCAACATTTGCTGATCAAATCACAAGTAGGATGGTATTTCCTCAAGAAGATAGACTGAAAGGTATGATTTAAACATGATtcgattattaattgaattaaccCTTTTAGTATTTAGTCTGTTATGCATACaggtataataaaaattaatacgaTAAAAATTACATCTGAAAAGTTTTTATTTGTtccaaaagtattataaaagcTTATATAAGTAATTATAAGttatgtatttaaatattggctaaattcaatgaaatatcatACTGATGTAGGGTTCCTTTCGAGATCATCAGTGACAATTTCTTCGTCAGGTATCAACGGCAAAAGATCAAGCTTATTTTGTGGGTTACGAAAATACACAAGATCATCGGCTCTTCATCAGATGAACGATCAATACACGGAAGCAAGATCGAATTTATACCTTCCGTTCCATTTAACACTGTCATTCAGAGATTTTCGAGATCGTGCCACTGAACAACAGCATAAAGCAATGTTCCTAGTGGTTACTGCCCAGCCTGTTCATTCTGCATACAAAGGTAGTacgattgaaaattttctagGAGACTCGACTGACAAAATGATTCGatcaatttcattttgtaatacTATGCGACAATTTTCAATCCTGAAAGCAAAtatcgaataattttattagtcTAATCTTCTCAATGATACTATATGACTCGGTGGTTTCCATGGCGACATGACTTAAGAggtaattatttgattaaattaggTAATGAGAATTCTGACGATGTTGATAGTTTGTCATCTTTGtcgtctttttatttattcgattTCTTATCATATGGCTAATTTTTCGTTTTCTTGTTCAGTTTGGAGACCACTGTTTCGATTATTCATTCAAAAAACTAACCATGCATTTATCATTTTCTGCAAACAAACGAAAGTTTAACTATGCTTTGCTCATTATGTGTACGTATACGTATGTAATGGTGCTTTAGTCAAAAATTCTACAAAGTGTGCACTGATCGAAGCTCTAACTATTGCTTTATTATTTCTTTGCTACGACACTAACGATTTTGTTAAAAACGGATCGCCTTTTGTACTGTTTTTTGTAGTTAGATCGCTGTCGAATGCCTAATCGTAAGTGTAAATCTTCAGAGAAGTCTGttcaaatttttagaaaagtttTACAGAAACAGACTTGTCTGCAAACGAGATTGCTCGCTTTTTTATCGCCTATCACAAGtgctaaaaaatttcattacgaAGGAAACAACTGGCAATAGAAAAATCACCCTGACCTTGTTTTTATCGTTATCCGCAGTACCAGAAGAAACAATAATATCTTCGATATTCACGACTCGTCACACTGCGACCTGCCACTTATCCCATGTTGATCCTGACGTAGTTCAATACTTTGGCTATCTACCACAGGATATGGTTGGCCGTTCGTTGTTTGACTTCTACCACCCCGAGGATCTACCTTTCATCAAAGACATCTATGAGACTGTGAGCATGCGCctcagaaaaaaataaatttttttaggtTTTGATCGAGTATAGCTTGAGAAAATATACGTGACACATcatagagagaaaaagaaagtagaaCGCGAGCAAGCGAGTCCCGACAATCGAAACGTCAAACGACGTACAAATCCCTATTCCgatgaatttatatttatacatatatcgtTGAACAGGTGATCAAGCTCGCAGGTGCATCGTTCAGATCGAAACCATACAGGTTCGAAGTGCAGAACGGAAGCTACGTCGTCCTTGAGACAGAATGGTCATCCTTTATCAATCCTTGGACGAAAAAACTAGCATTTGTCGTAGGTCAGCACAGGGTACTGAAAGGTCCAGCCGATCCTGATATCTTTCGTATACAACATGCTACCGAGTCTGGTCAATTGGCTAACATTAGCGAGGAGGTACTCAAAGAGGCGAAAATCATTCAAGAAGAGATACGTGCACTTCTCGACGAGGTATGTCCTCCCTTGATGATTCACAATTTCTCTAGATCGTGTACATGAAGGTATACGCATTGTTTAATTAAGGTAAACTTAGAATCATGACGTGCAATTGATCAATTTAATTATCATGGATGAAGAATATAAAAGAAGGAGGTGCATTGTCTTTTTTAAAGATTATTACAGaaagtgtaaattttattttaaaggtTTATAAAagctaaaatataaaattttatatcttcTCTATAATGCACCTATTTTCTACGCGATGAGAATACGCGTCGACTAATCAACACTCTTTTTTTATCTTTGCTTTCAATCAGGAGTTTAATTACATTTATCCTAATCATTATTCTAAAGCCATGACGTGTAAAACAAAGAATATGGGATTATTATTGGATTAGTTCACTTTCAAAGGCAGTGGGACAACGACACAAACGAATTTAAGGATAACAAGACAGTAAAACGTTCACGCCATATAATTGTTGTCCATGAAACATCTAACCGTAAGAAAGAAATTCAGTTCAGTCTTCaatgcttttttcttttttgttctatCGTACTTCTACACAGAACATCCAAAGAAAGTCAGATATTACCGAGCTCGATGTGTCAAAGAGATGCAAGGACCTAGCGTCCTTCATGGAAAATCTACTCCAAGAGACAAGGACATCCGGTCTTGGGAAAGATGCGCTCGCTACCGACGACAGGAGTTTTTCGGTGACTATTAGCCTCGTTTTAGTATCGCCGACACTTATCTATTTCGCTAGTAATACGCTATGATGCGCTGTGGTGGTACGCTACAAGAATATTTACAGTACGATATTTACCTAAGTTCTGCTTATGACGATTAATCTGGAAGGTATTTCTTAGATCTTGTTTAAAACACGTTGTTCGTATAAATCTACGATGTACATTCGGTACACtatattgtttcttttcttACGGTTCATTGATTTTCCTTTCTGCTTAGTCTTTTAGATACTTGATCTACATTACTTTACGAATTCCCTTGACTTTTGACGTTTCTTTTTTATGTTTTTCTTTGACATTGTATTGTACCGAATATATATCGCCAGTACATAGCAGAgtcgaggaaaaaagaaacttttcacgaaatttcatttataaaatgctgtttcagtgtagATTGTTTTTAAAGCGATCGATTTcacttatttttacaaaatttcttttctcctctgcTGCTTACAACATGACATAAGTAGAGTAAAAACAATTGGGTGAAAGGCTAACAAGAAAGGTTTTATGTTGATATATCGTAAAGAAATcagaaattttcatataataaatttaaaaagtttgaGAGAACGATATGTCCTAGAACTTTTCTTTAAGTAATTCCAAAGGTAAGGTGCAAGGTGAGTAAGAAATACAGCAACTGATTAAGCCTTTTTTAGCCTGGCGTCACGTCTAACCGGATGGTTAACTTAAAAGTAACAACAAAGCCACATTTAATTAGTTAGGGTATTCGTGCACATCAGCTGCTATCATTTTTAGCGTGGCTAGTCGTAAGTAAGAACATAAAACCACGATGAAAAGCAAGTTGTTCTATACATAAGACACGGACGGAGGGCAAAGTGAAAATTGTGTAGGTTGTTGGTAAGTCTACttactttttttcttcattcattattactattcgtaattatttgatcaaatacaaaatttagcTTTTCTTAATACAACTTCGATTGCAACCTGGATTCCGTTCTGAAAAatggataaaaaaatataaaaatgtaaagaacAAATGCAATTTCTCTGTCTAACCATACATTGTCGCTAAAAATTCTTCTTGAAGATTAATAACAGACGTACTTACAATAATTGACTCTTGAGAAGTTTCAAACATTTCCACGTCGTTGATCGAGTTACTGTTTAACTTTGATTACTTTGTTTTCCATTCTTATCGTCGGAACACGTATCGTGTTTTCCATTGAATGCGTTCTGTCACGGcttctgaataatttttttcttcattatatCTACCCCAAGGTGTTTCACGTTGAATAACACgatattgtttctttttctttttccacggGTGTTAGGAATTCTCTTTTTACGTTGaccttttacaaattttttaaatagtatATTCCATCTAAATCTTTTCCCTTGCCTCTATTACTTTGATGCATGTCCATCCGAATATGcgttttgatacattaatattataaattacgaGTAAATCCATGAATTATTGCAATAGGATACTCGTGAATAACGTTCCAGCGTATTTTTCCACTTACGAGGTTTTGAAACTAACGAGGCAATATGAGAGGGTGGCAATGGTTTAGAAGAGAAGACGGTAAAACATAAAACGTCAATTGTAATACTAGTGAAAGCGACTAACGGTGTTGCAAAAATGGAGAAATATTTATTGATCGCTTATGCGCTATAAATACCTATCGCATTTTTACAAAATTGGTCGCAAGATTGCAGAGGACTTACATTAGAGCGTCAGGAGCATTTCTTGCACAGTTTTAACAGCCACCGTCTGCGcaaaatgtttaataaaatactgaAAGCTTGGCGCGAGTAATCACGCAACGCAAACTTTGCAAACAATATTGACAGTGACAAAATCAAGTGACAACTCTCTCTAAATTGCTACAATATACTTGTGAAGGGATCACGTAATCCCTTGTTGCAGGAGCACGACAGCGTGATGCTTGGTGAGATTTCGCCCCATCACGAATACTACGACAGTAAATCGTCCACCGAGACACCACCAAGTTACAACCAGCTCAACTACAATGAAAATATTGAGAGATTCTTTAAGAGTAAACCTCCGGTTGCCACGATGTACGGCAGTGACGAAGAGAATATTAATTCCAGCAATGACGAGGGTGGAAAAGCGAGTCTGAGTTCAGCAGGTAAGACTCTACTAATCTTTAGGATTCTTTGTTCGATCGTTTTAACGTGATATTGTTTTATAGTGAGAAAATGCATGTCACCGATAAACGGAAGCGGTGCGAGCGGTAGCGGTAGCGCTGAAAATCTGAGCAGTGAGTCAAATAATCAAACGAGCTCACCAAGCAGAGGCAACACTTCAAACACGACGAGTACAGAAAGCTTCAAACCACCCACGTTGACGGAATCATTGCTCAACCGTCACAACGAGGACATGGAGAAGTTGATGATGCAAAAGCATCGAGAACTACGATCCAGAATCAAGAATAGCGATAAGCTCAAGGATTCACGGATCAAGACCACCGAGAAGATGAACGATGTGAACTCTCATTTTGTCAATCAAGGCCATGGTATTAAGAGAACCGGAAGCCATAGTTGGAAGGGAGACAGTATCAAAGTTAGTAAGATTGAAAATGTATAGTTAATCGAGGTGTTGTGTtatgattatttataatttgattctttttaattagATCTCTAAACATGATGAAATGTCAAGAACGAGTACCGTGGGTCAATTTCCTACTAATGTCACCACAACGGTCACAAGCATGAGCGTCGATCAATCAACTGTTATTCAAACAGgtgctaattttaatttctggCAACCACTGTCGGTTAGTGTACCACCTGCACCCCCTGCTCAACCACAAAATCAACCACAAAAGTGAGTTTCCTGTAGTGAAAGAAGAATTAGTTCTTGACACACTGATGATGTAatgattatttttgtattttagtGCCAATTCACAAGCAATACCTAGAATACCAATACTGCCGCCCATGATTCCAGTATACTATGTGCCTGTTTCACAAATTAGTGACCCAACTGTTCCATCGCCTCAAAAGGAAAAACTTAGTTTCCAACAATCAATGCAATCGTCACAACCAAATCCTTACAGTATGTATTTTCTGTTAggaaaataagaattttttaattaaaaattgctatGAATTTTTCAGTGTTTGTGCCAGTGTCATACGTCACCACAACGATGGCTGGTGTCATTTATCCACCAGTAACAGGTACTCAACCGGCAGGGATGATGTATAGACCTTTTCTAATTCCTGAACAAACTTCAGTTAATGGAGAAAACAACCAGTTTCCAATTAACAGGTTTTTTGAAAGAAAACGATCAGCTAGTCGAGCAACGAGTGTGAAAGGAGAACCGGGTAGCACTATGGCGATGTCTGAATCATCTAAAAAAGTAGAATATTGCTTCAGTTGAACTTGTTTGTTAATCATATCTAACTGTTTGACTATATATTAGAGGTTCAATGTTTATTAGGTATTATCGCCTGGTGGACTATTCTCTTCCTGCATAAGCAACGATGGGGGTTGCTCGAGCTTAGTGAACGCATCAACGCCAAAAAATCAGAAGATCCACAAACAGAACGATTACAACGCGGATGAATCAACTTCGTCGAGTTTTTATAGTAGTTTTCTGTATAAGAGCAGCGAAAGTAGCTGCAATCTAGATCAAAAGCCGGCGGAATATTTACCAGAGGCAAGTGATATTGATATTGTCCAGTTGATACTGTAAAGTTAAAGCACTCGATGTTGCAGGAAATCTAAGCCTTCTAATGGAAGGCTTGTGATAATACTCCAGGCTTAAAGATTAAGCTGCACTGCTTTTATTTCGCTCCCTCGCCTCGTTcttcattttgttttaattttgttcgtttaataaaaattatgattttgttAAATGTCCTAGGTTACTGACGAATCGAACAGCACGAAATCTATCCGCAATCTGTTTCAGCTATTGTGTAGGAAAACTATTTCTAACTGGTGGGCATTTATTCTAGGACAATATGAAGCAACAGTACGGTAAGCGAAGAAAAGAACCCCCCTGGCTTGAAGGTGTCCAATTAACTCCAGAATTGATCTATGAGTACCAAATACACCCAAAGAGCTTGAACGAAGTACTTCAATCCGACTTGGATgccttaaaaaatttcaatcaacCCCTCCTGGTGAACGATCAATTGGGTCAACTTTACTTGGACCTGGAGGTTGAGGGATTCGAAACGAAACTTGTTCTCGAAGATGGACTCACATCCAGTGGCAGTGACAGTGGGAGCAGTAGTGGAAGCTGGACAGCAGAAACTATTCCGcaggtaaaataaattttaagacGTTACAGTTTAAGTTTCAAGTGGCATAACTTATGTCAGGATTTCATAGCAACcggaaaattcttttaattaaaacaataaggGACAgatatacaattttttcatCATTTAGTTCTTTAAGATGCGTTCaatgataagaaaataattgtacTATAAGTATAAATGCTTAAACAAAACATAAGTGTTTCGGTATTACATTTCAGTTTGATGAGAAGGGTTTAGATTGTTTATCAGTTTTAAAAGTTAGCATTCGATGACGGTTTTATTACACAAACAAGATCTTGTTTACAGCAAGAACATAGAAGAAGAATGGTGAAGTACGGTAAACTCGTGAtgattcacgaagaaaatgcaCCATTACCACCGGCGTTACCACCTCAAACCGTACCTTGCCAGGACTTATAAGATCAATCTTTTAACGTCCAATTTGTAATTGAACACTTGTTACAAATTCGAAGTGTTCTGAGATATCGCGCTTTGAATTTGCTTTTGGTGCTTGGGTTATAATTGGCTGATTTATACAATGTCCTTCAGATTATTTTATCAGTACACTTATGTTTTGAGGTAGATAAAATTGTCTATATTTACGCGTATACGTTTACGAATAACTCCTTTCTATTTGTTCAtttatat is drawn from Osmia lignaria lignaria isolate PbOS001 chromosome 14, iyOsmLign1, whole genome shotgun sequence and contains these coding sequences:
- the per gene encoding period circadian regulator isoform X1, which translates into the protein MEEVSTENAKVSDSGYSNTCSNSQSQRSSGSSISRNSNHSESSGYCGKRPTTFKSSNEALPQPISKRKDKEHKKKKSKAILAVNAEADIVKSAGTPAEIASYNVAVPTKPVLEKKPEEIATVELVDATDPGEHNGDTVTDAGLASRTNPLDDSTSQANEGFCAVISMHDGLVLYTTPSICSALGYPKDAWIGCSFIDYVHPKDKATFADQITSRMVFPQEDRLKGFLSRSSVTISSSGINGKRSSLFCGLRKYTRSSALHQMNDQYTEARSNLYLPFHLTLSFRDFRDRATEQQHKAMFLVVTAQPVHSAYKVPEETIISSIFTTRHTATCHLSHVDPDVVQYFGYLPQDMVGRSLFDFYHPEDLPFIKDIYETVIKLAGASFRSKPYRFEVQNGSYVVLETEWSSFINPWTKKLAFVVGQHRVLKGPADPDIFRIQHATESGQLANISEEVLKEAKIIQEEIRALLDENIQRKSDITELDVSKRCKDLASFMENLLQETRTSGLGKDALATDDRSFSGSRNPLLQEHDSVMLGEISPHHEYYDSKSSTETPPSYNQLNYNENIERFFKSKPPVATMYGSDEENINSSNDEGGKASLSSAVRKCMSPINGSGASGSGSAENLSSESNNQTSSPSRGNTSNTTSTESFKPPTLTESLLNRHNEDMEKLMMQKHRELRSRIKNSDKLKDSRIKTTEKMNDVNSHFVNQGHGIKRTGSHSWKGDSIKISKHDEMSRTSTVGQFPTNVTTTVTSMSVDQSTVIQTGANFNFWQPLSVSVPPAPPAQPQNQPQNANSQAIPRIPILPPMIPVYYVPVSQISDPTVPSPQKEKLSFQQSMQSSQPNPYMFVPVSYVTTTMAGVIYPPVTGTQPAGMMYRPFLIPEQTSVNGENNQFPINRFFERKRSASRATSVKGEPGSTMAMSESSKKVLSPGGLFSSCISNDGGCSSLVNASTPKNQKIHKQNDYNADESTSSSFYSSFLYKSSESSCNLDQKPAEYLPEDNMKQQYGKRRKEPPWLEGVQLTPELIYEYQIHPKSLNEVLQSDLDALKNFNQPLLVNDQLGQLYLDLEVEGFETKLVLEDGLTSSGSDSGSSSGSWTAETIPQQEHRRRMVKYGKLVMIHEENAPLPPALPPQTVPCQDL
- the per gene encoding period circadian regulator isoform X3, whose translation is MEEVSTENAKVSDSGYSNTCSNSQSQRSSGSSISRNSNHSESSGYCGKRPTTFKSSNEALPQPISKRKDKEHKKKKSKAILAVNAEADIVKSAGTPAEIASYNVAVPTKPVLEKKPEEIATVELVDATDPGEHNGDTVTDAGLASRTNPLDDSTSQANEGFCAVISMHDGLVLYTTPSICSALGYPKDAWIGCSFIDYVHPKDKATFADQITSRMVFPQEDRLKGFLSRSSVTISSSGINGKRSSLFCGLRKYTRSSALHQMNDQYTEARSNLYLPFHLTLSFRDFRDRATEQQHKAMFLVVTAQPVHSAYKVPEETIISSIFTTRHTATCHLSHVDPDVVQYFGYLPQDMVGRSLFDFYHPEDLPFIKDIYETVIKLAGASFRSKPYRFEVQNGSYVVLETEWSSFINPWTKKLAFVVGQHRVLKGPADPDIFRIQHATESGQLANISEEVLKEAKIIQEEIRALLDENIQRKSDITELDVSKRCKDLASFMENLLQETRTSGLGKDALATDDRSFSEHDSVMLGEISPHHEYYDSKSSTETPPSYNQLNYNENIERFFKSKPPVATMYGSDEENINSSNDEGGKASLSSAVRKCMSPINGSGASGSGSAENLSSESNNQTSSPSRGNTSNTTSTESFKPPTLTESLLNRHNEDMEKLMMQKHRELRSRIKNSDKLKDSRIKTTEKMNDVNSHFVNQGHGIKRTGSHSWKGDSIKISKHDEMSRTSTVGQFPTNVTTTVTSMSVDQSTVIQTGANFNFWQPLSVSVPPAPPAQPQNQPQNANSQAIPRIPILPPMIPVYYVPVSQISDPTVPSPQKEKLSFQQSMQSSQPNPYMFVPVSYVTTTMAGVIYPPVTGTQPAGMMYRPFLIPEQTSVNGENNQFPINRFFERKRSASRATSVKGEPGSTMAMSESSKKVLSPGGLFSSCISNDGGCSSLVNASTPKNQKIHKQNDYNADESTSSSFYSSFLYKSSESSCNLDQKPAEYLPEDNMKQQYGKRRKEPPWLEGVQLTPELIYEYQIHPKSLNEVLQSDLDALKNFNQPLLVNDQLGQLYLDLEVEGFETKLVLEDGLTSSGSDSGSSSGSWTAETIPQQEHRRRMVKYGKLVMIHEENAPLPPALPPQTVPCQDL
- the per gene encoding period circadian regulator isoform X4 codes for the protein MEEVSTENAKVSDSGYSNTCSNSQSQRSSGSSISRNSNHSESSGYCGKRPTTFKSSNEALPQPISKRKDKEHKKKKSKAILAVNAEADIVKSAGTPAEIASYNVAVPTKPVLEKKPEEIATVELVDATDPGEHNGDTVTDAGLASRTNPLDDSTSQANEGFCAVISMHDGLVLYTTPSICSALGYPKDAWIGCSFIDYVHPKDKATFADQITSRMVFPQEDRLKGINGKRSSLFCGLRKYTRSSALHQMNDQYTEARSNLYLPFHLTLSFRDFRDRATEQQHKAMFLVVTAQPVHSAYKVPEETIISSIFTTRHTATCHLSHVDPDVVQYFGYLPQDMVGRSLFDFYHPEDLPFIKDIYETVIKLAGASFRSKPYRFEVQNGSYVVLETEWSSFINPWTKKLAFVVGQHRVLKGPADPDIFRIQHATESGQLANISEEVLKEAKIIQEEIRALLDENIQRKSDITELDVSKRCKDLASFMENLLQETRTSGLGKDALATDDRSFSGSRNPLLQEHDSVMLGEISPHHEYYDSKSSTETPPSYNQLNYNENIERFFKSKPPVATMYGSDEENINSSNDEGGKASLSSAVRKCMSPINGSGASGSGSAENLSSESNNQTSSPSRGNTSNTTSTESFKPPTLTESLLNRHNEDMEKLMMQKHRELRSRIKNSDKLKDSRIKTTEKMNDVNSHFVNQGHGIKRTGSHSWKGDSIKISKHDEMSRTSTVGQFPTNVTTTVTSMSVDQSTVIQTGANFNFWQPLSVSVPPAPPAQPQNQPQNANSQAIPRIPILPPMIPVYYVPVSQISDPTVPSPQKEKLSFQQSMQSSQPNPYMFVPVSYVTTTMAGVIYPPVTGTQPAGMMYRPFLIPEQTSVNGENNQFPINRFFERKRSASRATSVKGEPGSTMAMSESSKKVLSPGGLFSSCISNDGGCSSLVNASTPKNQKIHKQNDYNADESTSSSFYSSFLYKSSESSCNLDQKPAEYLPEDNMKQQYGKRRKEPPWLEGVQLTPELIYEYQIHPKSLNEVLQSDLDALKNFNQPLLVNDQLGQLYLDLEVEGFETKLVLEDGLTSSGSDSGSSSGSWTAETIPQQEHRRRMVKYGKLVMIHEENAPLPPALPPQTVPCQDL
- the per gene encoding period circadian regulator isoform X8 — translated: MEEVSTENAKVSDSGYSNTCSNSQSQRSSGSSISRNSNHSESSGYCGKRPTTFKSSNEALPQPISKRKDKEHKKKKSKAILAVNAEADIVKSAGTPAEIASYNVAVPTKPVLEKKPEEIATVELVDATDPGEHNGDTVTDAGLASRTNPLDDSTSQANEGFCAVISMHDGLVLYTTPSICSALGYPKDAWIGCSFIDYVHPKDKATFADQITSRMVFPQEDRLKGFLSRSSVTISSSGINGKRSSLFCGLRKYTRSSALHQMNDQYTEARSNLYLPFHLTLSFRDFRDRATEQQHKAMFLVVTAQPVHSAYKVPEETIISSIFTTRHTATCHLSHVDPDVVQYFGYLPQDMVGRSLFDFYHPEDLPFIKDIYETVIKLAGASFRSKPYRFEVQNGSYVVLETEWSSFINPWTKKLAFVVGQHRVLKGPADPDIFRIQHATESGQLANISEEVLKEAKIIQEEIRALLDENIQRKSDITELDVSKRCKDLASFMENLLQETRTSGLGKDALATDDRSFSGSRNPLLQEHDSVMLGEISPHHEYYDSKSSTETPPSYNQLNYNENIERFFKSKPPVATMYGSDEENINSSNDEGGKASLSSAVRKCMSPINGSGASGSGSAENLSSESNNQTSSPSRGNTSNTTSTESFKPPTLTESLLNRHNEDMEKLMMQKHRELRSRIKNSDKLKDSRIKTTEKMNDVNSHFVNQGHGIKRTGSHSWKGDSIKISKHDEMSRTSTVGQFPTNVTTTVTSMSVDQSTVIQTGANFNFWQPLSVSVPPAPPAQPQNQPQNANSQAIPRIPILPPMIPVYYVPVSQISDPTVPSPQKEKLSFQQSMQSSQPNPYMFVPVSYVTTTMAGVIYPPVTGTQPAGMMYRPFLIPEQTSVNGENNQFPINRFFERKRSASRATSVKGEPGSTMAMSESSKKVLSPGGLFSSCISNDGGCSSLVNASTPKNQKIHKQNDYNADESTSSSFYSSFLYKSSESSCNLDQKPAEYLPEDNMKQQYGKRRKEPPWLEGVQLTPELIYEYQIHPKSLNEVLQSDLDALKNFNQPLLVNDQLGQLYLDLEVEGFETKLVLEDGLTSSGSDSGSSSGSWTAETIPQVK
- the per gene encoding period circadian regulator isoform X9; translation: MEEVSTENAKVSDSGYSNTCSNSQSQRSSGSSISRNSNHSESSGYCGKRPTTFKSSNEALPQPISKRKDKEHKKKKSKAILAVNAEADIVKSAGTPAEIASYNVAVPTKPVLEKKPEEIATVELVDATDPGEHNGDTVTDAGLASRTNPLDDSTSQANEGFCAVISMHDGLVLYTTPSICSALGYPKDAWIGCSFIDYVHPKDKATFADQITSRMVFPQEDRLKGFLSRSSVTISSSGINGKRSSLFCGLRKYTRSSALHQMNDQYTEARSNLYLPFHLTLSFRDFRDRATEQQHKAMFLVVTAQPVHSAYKVPEETIISSIFTTRHTATCHLSHVDPDVVQYFGYLPQDMVGRSLFDFYHPEDLPFIKDIYETVIKLAGASFRSKPYRFEVQNGSYVVLETEWSSFINPWTKKLAFVVGQHRVLKGPADPDIFRIQHATESGQLANISEEVLKEAKIIQEEIRALLDENIQRKSDITELDVSKRCKDLASFMENLLQETRTSGLGKDALATDDRSFSGSRNPLLQEHDSVMLGEISPHHEYYDSKSSTETPPSYNQLNYNENIERFFKSKPPVATMYGSDEENINSSNDEGGKASLSSAVRKCMSPINGSGASGSGSAENLSSESNNQTSSPSRGNTSNTTSTESFKPPTLTESLLNRHNEDMEKLMMQKHRELRSRIKNSDKLKDSRIKTTEKMNDVNSHFVNQGHGIKRTGSHSWKGDSIKISKHDEMSRTSTVGQFPTNVTTTVTSMSVDQSTVIQTGANFNFWQPLSVSVPPAPPAQPQNQPQNANSQAIPRIPILPPMIPVYYVPVSQISDPTVPSPQKEKLSFQQSMQSSQPNPYMFVPVSYVTTTMAGVIYPPVTGTQPAGMMYRPFLIPEQTSVNGENNQFPINRFFERKRSASRATSVKGEPGSTMAMSESSKKVLSPGGLFSSCISNDGGCSSLVNASTPKNQKIHKQNDYNADESTSSSFYSSFLYKSSESSCNLDQKPAEYLPEVTDESNSTKSIRNLFQLLCRKTISNWWAFILGQYEATVR